The stretch of DNA GATCCTGGCAGGGCTGCCCGGTGCCTGCCGAGGCCGGAGCCTGTCTGAGGCACCACGAGCCGTGTCCCTCACAGCAGGCACATCCCTGCCCGGCCCGCGGGTGGCCGGAGGGGAGCTGAGCCTGGACCTGCCCGTCACGCTGGGCTTTGTCTCTGCCGGGGTCCCTCCCGCTGTCCTTGAGCGTTTCCAGACGGCCCCGGGCTCCTGGCACCAGCTCCTGGGCAGCATCCGGGGAACAGCAGGGGCGGGGTGGGACGGCCCAGCCCCGCAGTTCCCGCGGGGGAATCGCTCCCAgaggagccccctccccacgctgCGAGGCCACGGCAGCTGGCCCTCGGCATCCCTGGCTGGCTTCCCCCTGGGTACCAGGCTTTGGGGGTCCCCGCATCCCTCTGCACCCCCACGAgagaggagggggggaaagcaCCGTGGGAAAGCAACGTGCTGGCGGAAATGCAGCTGCCGTGGGAAATGCAGCTGCCGTGGGAAATGCAGCTGCCGTGGGAAATGCATCGGGGTGGgaaatgcagctgctgtgggaaatgcagctgctgtgggaaatgcAGCTGCCGTGGGAAATGCATCGGGGTGGgaaatgcagctgctgtgggaaatgcAGCTGCCGTGGgaaatgcagctgctgtgggaaatgcagctgctgtgggaaatgcAGCTGCCGTGGGAAGTGCATCGGGGTGGgaaatgcagctgctgtgggaaatgcAGCTGCCGTGGgaaatgcagctgctgtgggaagtgCATCGGGGTGGgaaatgcagctgctgtgggaaatgcATCGGGGTGGGAAATGCATCGGGTGGGAAATGCAGCTGTGGCTTTGACAGGGAGAGGCAGAGCCCAGGCACACgctcctcctgcctcctccaGGCAGGTTCAGGACCTCTGGCAGCTCTGAGGGGTGGTTTTGGCCCCAGTTTGGGGCAGGTTGTGCTGCAGGGTTGCCCCATGGCTgggctcctgctccagcacagctgtgggTCCTCCCACCTCAAGCACAGACGTGGCCAAAATGGTCTCAAACCCAATTGCAAGGAGTTGCCAGGAGAGGAACATGCCCCAGCCCTGAACACAAGAGCCCAGACACACTTGGAGgcctttggggttttatttcctccCCGATTCCTCAGGGGTTTGCTGTCCCCAGGGTTGGAGTCTCAGGCACTTGGCTGCAGCCACGGGCAGAGAGAGCCAAGAGTGTTTCCCAGGGAATCTGTGAGTGGCTGGGAATTGCAGGGGCAGGGGGCCCTGGCCATGGGgtgtcccctcagcacccccaggGAAGCAGGgtgagaggcagcagcactccTTCCCTTTACAGCAATTAgtggctgagcagcagcagggccctCGGGGTAATTCAGTGCTGGGAAGTGGCTGGAGCTGTCTCGGGCACTCAGCCAGCCGCTGGCTCCTGGGCATGGGGGGAGAagatggagggggaggagggcaCAAATGCCCACCCCTGAAGGGGAGAATCCTctcctggcagggctggcagggtgGGGGCAGAGCCAGAGCCCCAGGGTGGGTTGATGCTCCTGCCCTGAGCCCTGTGGGGATGGAGGGGCTGGAGAGCAGGGAGGGGGATGCGGCCAGCATCCCCCAGGGAGAGCCCCCCAACTCCACAGGGTACCCCCAGGGCTGGCTCAgacccccagagcccctcacCATTGTCTGACCTGCACCAGtcccctgccccagggcagccccagccctgccagggaaGCTGCTCCCCACGGTTGGTTTTCCTTCCCACAGAAGCCTCAGCAACATTTTTTCCCTGCATTAAGCCAATTTCCTACCTCCCCCCTTCTGCTctttccccctcccacccctctcTCCGCGCTCTCTGCAGCGGTTGCTGTGCCCAGGCGGCAGCGATGAGCCAGGACCcagccgccccctccccccagGAAAGGCGCCGGGACAAGGACTCAGCACCCGGTAAGtggggagggagcagccccaggccctGCCCGGGGACGGGAGGTGGCGGCTGGGGGCCGGAGAACAAGGGCCCCGCTGTGTTCCCTCCCGGGGAGCTGCTGAAAGGCAGCTCTGTCTGCtgctggggcggggggggatGCACTTGCTGACCCCCTCCTCACCCACAGGAGCCCCAGAGGGAGGGCATGGCCACCGTCTGTCCTGGCTGCCGTTGCCCAGCGTGGCACCCAGCCCCTTGGCACCCTCCCTCTGGCACCAGCCCCACACACAAAGGGACGGCACCAGCGCTCTCCACACACCCACCCCTTTAATACACGTATGAGGTGGCCCTGCCCACGGCCCCTGTGtccccagggctctgccccacactggcacaggggctgagctgagccCACGGCTGGGGGCATTGCAAATGTGGCAcatcccccccagccccctcttTAGGCACCgcatccccccacccccacgGCTCAGGGGCCGTGTGCCcgtgggctcagccctgcctcggtgccccctggcacagcctcGGTGCCCCCTGCCACAGGTGAGCGGCTCCCAGGgctccccctgcaccaggaacACCCCGCTGCAGTGGGATGAGGGGCATGGCTGGAGGGGTGACAGGCAGGGACCAGGCTgccctccagccccctccccaccatctGGAGAGCCAGACAGGGGTGAGCACCCCCCTCCTTCGCTGAGGCTGAAAagtggggcagaggggagggtggcggggcggggggcagagggaaggggaggtCAGTCCATCGTTAGCACCAtggtggaggggagggggcgtgtgaggaggaggaggagggtcaGACCCACTCCTGCAAGGAGCGCTTGCAGTAGAGGAGCATGCGGGGAGCGCCCTTCCTCTGCGTCTGCACGATGACGTAGATGAGGCCGaggatgcagagcagcagcagcagcagcaccagcagcatcaCCACGCTCATGGTGCGCGTGTACTCATCGATCTGCACCACCACGTCCACGTCCCCTCCCGGCCCGCCCGCGCCGTAatcctcctcatcttcctcctcctcctcctcctcctcgtcctgCCCGTCGCCCTCAGGGTTGAAGGGGGGTCGTTCCACGTCGGGCCAGCgggggtgggggtcgggggccAGCTCCGTGTGGCAGCCCATGAAGTCCCGCAGGATGGATTTGGGGTAACCCGGCTCCGTCTTCAGCCGCTCGTTGTCGAATTTCCAGTACTTTGTGCCTCTGTAGAAGTAGGTGGAGGCTGGGgggtggaagaagagagaggtGAGGGGTGAAGGGGCAGGCAGGGGGCACCCTACGACCCGGGCACCCACCCCCACACAACGGCAGGTTGTGCTCTGAAGCCCTTCAGAAAGGGCTTCACCACTGACCTCCAAACAGCCTCGTGGCTGGTGAGTGAGGGAGTGAGCCCATCCCCTCCATCCCGCCTCGTCCCCTCTACTTACAGGCGTCCGGGCTGAGGAAGGCACCCTTGGGTGAGGGCGGGATGCCCACCCACACAGAGATGGGCTTCGGGTACCCGGGGTCCACCGAGCGCGTGTCCTCGTTAAAGCGCCAGTATCTGGGGGAGGCAGCTGGTGGGCACGGTGTGTGGGTGTGGGGGGGTCTCTGCCAGCCACCGTGCCCACCCCTGCCAGGGGCCAGGACGACCCCACGGCCGCTCACCTGTCCCCACGGAAGAAGAAGGTGTGTCCCGTGGGCTCCCACCACACGGCCGTGTCGATGCTGTCGTAGGGGATGCCCTGCCCGTAGGTCACCAAGGGCTGCGGGTACCCGGGCTCCAGGTTGGCTTCTCGGAACAGCCAGTACCGGTCacctggggcaggagggagggaggggatggaggagggagggaggggatggaggagggagggaggggatggagggagggaggggaagcgGCTGTGTGGCcgtgcccaggctgctgcagcacctgcaCTTGCAGATAGCGACCGGGCTGCGATGCCCGTGGGCACCTTTGGGatcaggcagcagctccagccggGGAGGGGGGGATCAGCTTGGGGTGGGGGGCACTGGGGTCCCCCCTCCACCTCAGCCCTCCCACGCAGCTGCCCCGCTCACCTTTGAAGAAGACAAACCTCCCGTCGTGCCTCTCGTAGGCAGCGTCGATGTCCCCGGGGAGGCCCCGCCAGAAGTGCCCGATGGGCATGGGGTAGTTGTCCAGCACCCGGTTGTGCCGGACCCTCCAGAACCAGCGGCCCTGGGGGGACACGGGGCGTTGGCACAGGAcggggggggcacagggggacaCAGCCCAGCGCCTGACACCGTGCCAGGGGGAGAAGGGGCAGGAAGGGGGGGTGGTCCCACAGGCACCTTGAACACAAACATCTCCCCCCGCAGCACCGCCACCGTGTCAAAGTCGCCGTCGCAGATGTCGGGGCCGTACTGGTCGGGTCGCTCGGGGCCGCCGGGTCGGGGCGGCCGCTCCGGTTTCCCCGGGGGGGCAGGTctggggggtctctggtctggccTGCCAGGTCTGCGGGGCGTGACGGTGGGCAAAGGCTTGGTGGGCTGAGGGTGCCCATCCGCGGTACCTGCGTCGGGCGGGCGACAGGAGGGGTGAGGTGGTGCGGGGCAGCGGGgtcccgtgcctcagtttccccggGGGGCAGCGTCTCGTCTCCTCACCGTACAGCTGCTGGATGCCCCTGAGGTCGTCCTCGGGGAGCTGGAAGTTCTCCGTGTCCATCCACTGGTAGAAGGGGGCCATGATGGCGCTGGGGTTGCTGGAGTGCTCCAGGCCCAGCGAGTGGCCCAGCTCGTGCACGGCCACCAGGAAAAGGTTGTTCCCTGCggggagaagctgcagcagcgACGGACACGGGCACGGCCCCGGCCACGACGCCCTCCCCCTCAAACCCAAGGGGCTCCCCCGGGCGCCTTCCCCACCTCCCCGCGCCTCAGCTCACCGGACACGTCCGTGTTCTCCAGCGTCCAGGGCTCATCCGAGTCGAAGTGCGTGTCCCCCCCCATGCCGGGGCCGGGGAAGTAGGCGTGAGCCAGGAAGCCCCCGACGCCGTCGAAGGGGGAGCTGTCGCCGTGGAAGCCGGAGGCGAAGAGCACCATGATGTCGgcctccttcttcctcctctgccgGATGTCGTCGTAGGGCACCTCGCGGAAGGCCAGCGGCGTGGCCTCCTCCCACACGCGGAACGCCCTGCGCACCGCCTCGGCCGACGGCCCCCGGCCCAGCTTCTCCGTGTAGTTCTGGATGCTGAGGGCACAGAGCTGCCGTGGGAACGGCCCCGGCACAGCGCCGGCTCCCCGACGGGGCCCACGGAGCCCAGAGGTACCTGAAGGTGAGGTGGCTCTGGCTCCAGCGCCGCCCCGTCAGCGCGTACCGCTTCCGACGCATGTTGGACTTGGTCCGCGCCCCAAACTGGTCTGGGACCCCGCAGCGGGGACGCTTCATCCACCTGCCGGGAGGGCACGGCGCCAGGGCTCAGCCCAGCGAGGGGGCACggggccagggctcagcccagtgtgggggcacagggccagggctcagcccagCGAGGGGGCACggggccagggctcagcccagTGTGGGGGCACGGAGCCAGGGCTCAGCCCAGTGTGGGGGCACggggccagggctcagcccagTGTGGGGGCACGGGGCCAGTCTCAGCCCAGTGAGGGGGCACggggccagggctcagcccagTGTGGGGGCACGGGGCCAGTCTCAGCCCAGTGAGGGGGCACggggccagggctcagcccagCACAAGGGCATggggccagggctcagcccagcacaggggcacggggccagggctcagcccagTGAGGGGGCACggggccagggctcagcccagCGTGGGGGCACggggccagggctcagcccagTGTGGGGGCACggggccagggctcagcccagTGAGGGGGCACggggccagggctcagcccagCGTGGGGGCACggggccagggctcagcccagcacaggggcacggggccagggctcagcccagcacaggggcacagggccagggctcagcccagTGAGGGGGCACggggccagggctcagcccagCGTGGGGGCACggggccagggctcagcccagcacaggggcacggggccagggctcagcccagcacaggggcacagggccagggctcagcccagcacagggtcaggactcagcccagcacaggggcacagggccagggctcagcccagcacagggtcagGACTCAGCCCAACGAGGGGGCAcagggccagggctcagcccagtgaggggacacagggccagggctcagcccagcacaggggcacggggccagggctcagcccagTGTCGGGGCACggggccagggctcagcccagCGAGGGGGCGCggggccagggctcagcccagTGACGGGGCATagggccagggctcagcccagCGCAGCCACAGCGTCCCCAGGGGGTTACAGCAGCCATGGACAGCGAGGGAAGTGTCCCAGCTGCAGTCCCCGTGCAGGGACGAAGCAGGGACGCAGCTCCCACGGGAGTCAGCCCAGCCTGTGTCCAGGCACGCGGCAGAGCCCCGAGCAGAGCTGCCCCTGCTAGAGAGCGGCCGGGGAACTCACGCCTTGGTCTCCTCGTCCAGGACGCCGGTGACGGTGATGCCGTAGAACCTCTGCATCTCGGCCAGGGCGGAGGAGAAGGTCTGAGCCGAGCGCATGGTGGACATCTGCCTGCTGGGCTGCGGCAGGTACCCGTAGAGAC from Colius striatus isolate bColStr4 chromosome 14, bColStr4.1.hap1, whole genome shotgun sequence encodes:
- the MMP15 gene encoding matrix metalloproteinase-15 encodes the protein MAARCGAPWRAGGAPPWPLLLLLALAGAAAAAGEQLNAEAWLRLYGYLPQPSRQMSTMRSAQTFSSALAEMQRFYGITVTGVLDEETKAWMKRPRCGVPDQFGARTKSNMRRKRYALTGRRWSQSHLTFSIQNYTEKLGRGPSAEAVRRAFRVWEEATPLAFREVPYDDIRQRRKKEADIMVLFASGFHGDSSPFDGVGGFLAHAYFPGPGMGGDTHFDSDEPWTLENTDVSGNNLFLVAVHELGHSLGLEHSSNPSAIMAPFYQWMDTENFQLPEDDLRGIQQLYGTADGHPQPTKPLPTVTPRRPGRPDQRPPRPAPPGKPERPPRPGGPERPDQYGPDICDGDFDTVAVLRGEMFVFKGRWFWRVRHNRVLDNYPMPIGHFWRGLPGDIDAAYERHDGRFVFFKGDRYWLFREANLEPGYPQPLVTYGQGIPYDSIDTAVWWEPTGHTFFFRGDRYWRFNEDTRSVDPGYPKPISVWVGIPPSPKGAFLSPDASSTYFYRGTKYWKFDNERLKTEPGYPKSILRDFMGCHTELAPDPHPRWPDVERPPFNPEGDGQDEEEEEEEEDEEDYGAGGPGGDVDVVVQIDEYTRTMSVVMLLVLLLLLLCILGLIYVIVQTQRKGAPRMLLYCKRSLQEWV